The DNA window GGGCGACCCGCGGATCGTCGACTGGTACGGCATCCGCGACGGCGACCGCCTGGTGGCCTGCGGCGCCGACCGCAGCCGGGGCGACATCGGTTTCCTGGCCGGGCTGACCGTGGCGCCCGACCGCCGGGGCCGCGGGCTCGGCGCGGCCCTCACCGCCGGGATGACCCGCGCCCTGTTCGCCCGGCACGACCACGTGGCGCTCGGCGTCTACACCGCGAACGTCGGGGCGATCCGGCTCTACCGCCGCCTCGGCTACACCGGCACCGAGCACCGCACCTCGGTCCACCTGGGCTGATCCACCCACGACGACCACCTCCCGGACCATGGCGTTCGCACGGCCTCCGCCTCGCCGACCTGGCGGCCCCGGCGCCGCCCCGACCGCGCCACCTCGCCGACCTGGCGGGCGGGACCGGCCGAGCCCGCCGAGGCGGACCGCCGACCCGGCGCGAGGGCCGGGCACGGGCTCAGTCCGTCCGGGTGAGCGCGGCGGCGGCCGGGACCGGGTCGACCGGACCCGCCGGGTCGAGTGCCGGGCCGGGGTGGCCCGGGCCGGCAACCGAGTCGCCGGGCCCGTGGTCGTCACCCGGCTGCTCCGCCCCCCGGCGTCCGGCGCGCCAGGCCGGCAGGTAGAGCGGGGCGGCCACGGCGAGCACCACCGCGCCGACCAGCATGGCCACGGTGACGCTGGTGGCGTCGGCCAGGGCGGTCAACACCACCGCGCCGAGCGCGGCGGCCGGCTGGCCCATCATCGAGTTCAGCGAGAGCACGCTGGTCCGGTAGGGCCCGTCGACCTGCCGGTGCAGCAGCCCCATGTGCAGGGGGTTCGAGGCGCCGTGCACGGTGTAGCAGGCCAGGTAGGCGATGAGCACGCCGACCGGGCCGGCGAGCAGGCCCATCCCGACCACGGTGACGCCCTGCAGGATCCGCATGAGCGCGGCGGCGGGCGCGGCGCCGAGCCGACGCAGCATCAGCGGGGTCAGCGCGGCGCCGGCCGCGTTGGCCAGCCAGGCCGCGGAGCTGGCCGGGCCGAGCAGCGCGGCGGCCCGGTCGGCGCCGCCGACCACCTCGGCGAGGCGCACCGGGAGCAGCGACTCGAAGGTGATCATGCCGAAGCCCCAGAACAGCTCGACGGCGACCAGGGCGAGCAGCACCCGGTTGCGGCGCAGCAGGCCGAGCGCCTGGCCGACCATCCGGGGCGCCTCGGCCACGGAGGCCCGCACCGCGGCGGCCCCCCGGGCCGGCCGGTGTTCGACCAGCAGCACCGTGAGCGCCCCCAGCGAGACCGCCTGGAGGGCGATGGCCACCAGCACGGGCAGGGTCAGCGCGCTGATCGGGCCGACCGGGCCGAGGGCGACCAGGCCACCCCCGAGCAGCGCGCCGCCGCCGATGGCGACCCCGATGACCGTGCCGGCCCAGCCCAGGCCGCGCTCGTATTCGGCCTTCGGGTCGGCGGCCAGAGTGGCGTCGACGTACCAGGACTCCAGCGGGCCGCTGTCGAGCGCCCGGTAGATCCCCTGCAAACCCCAGACCAGGAAGAACAACCAGAACGAGTCGGCGACCGCGAAGAGCACCAGCGAGACCAGGCAGACCGCCCAGGCGACGACCAGCACCGGCTTGCGGCCGAGCGCGTCGGCGAGGCCGCCGGTGGGCAGCTCCAGCGCCAGCACGACCAGGCCCTGCGCGGTGGCGGCCAGGCCGATCTGGGACAGCGACAGGCCACGCTCCTGCATGAGCAGGATCATCACCGGGGTGAGCAGGCCGGTGGGCAGCCAGCGCAGACCGTAGAGGGTGAGGTAGCGGAACCGGACCTGGCGTACGGACAGCGCGGTCACCGGAACTCCTTCGGCATCGGGTAGGCGGCGAGGTAGATCTGCACCTGCTCGGCGCCGGGCTCGGCCGGGTCGGCCTCGTTCCGGTGGCGTTCGAGGAGTTCCCAGACCTCGGCCTCGATCGCCTGCAGCCGGGCGGCCGGGATGGTCATGAAGATGTCGCTCATGCCGAAGGCGTCCCGCCACTCCGGCGCCCATTCCTGCTGGGTGGCGAACCACTGCTCCGCGTGCTGAGCCAGGAGGCGCACCTGATCGCCCTGGATCCAGTCGATCGCCGCGCGGGCGTCGGGGT is part of the Micromonospora halotolerans genome and encodes:
- a CDS encoding MFS transporter; protein product: MTALSVRQVRFRYLTLYGLRWLPTGLLTPVMILLMQERGLSLSQIGLAATAQGLVVLALELPTGGLADALGRKPVLVVAWAVCLVSLVLFAVADSFWLFFLVWGLQGIYRALDSGPLESWYVDATLAADPKAEYERGLGWAGTVIGVAIGGGALLGGGLVALGPVGPISALTLPVLVAIALQAVSLGALTVLLVEHRPARGAAAVRASVAEAPRMVGQALGLLRRNRVLLALVAVELFWGFGMITFESLLPVRLAEVVGGADRAAALLGPASSAAWLANAAGAALTPLMLRRLGAAPAAALMRILQGVTVVGMGLLAGPVGVLIAYLACYTVHGASNPLHMGLLHRQVDGPYRTSVLSLNSMMGQPAAALGAVVLTALADATSVTVAMLVGAVVLAVAAPLYLPAWRAGRRGAEQPGDDHGPGDSVAGPGHPGPALDPAGPVDPVPAAAALTRTD